In the genome of Salmo trutta chromosome 39, fSalTru1.1, whole genome shotgun sequence, the window ggaagaaaccactgctccaaaaccgccttaaaaaagccagactacggtttgcaactgcacatggggacaaagatcgtactttttggagaaatgtcctctggtctgatgaaacaaaaatagaactgtttggccataatgaccatcgttaagtttggaggaaaaagggggaggcttgcaaggcaaagaacaccatcccaaccgtgaagaacgggggtggcagcatcatgttgagggggtgctttgctgcaggagggactggcgcacttcacaaaatagatggcgtcatgaggaaggaaatttatgtggatatattgaagcaacatctcaagacatcagtcaggaagttaaagcttggtcgcaaatgggtcttccaaatggacaatgaccccaagtatacttccaaagttgtggtaaaatggcttaaggacaacaaagtcaaggtattggagtagccatcacaaagccctgacctcaatcctatagaaaatttgtgggcagaactgaaaaagcgtgtgcgagcaaggaggcctacaaacctgactcagttacaccagctctgtcaggaggaatgggccaaaattcacccaacttattgtggggcgcttgtggaaggctacccgaaacatttgacccaagttaaacaattgaaaggcaatgctaccaaatactaattgagtgtatgtaaacttctgacccacggggaatgtgatgaaagaaataaaagctgaaataaataattctctctactattattcttacatttcacattcttcaaataaagtgttgatcctaactgacctaagagagggaatttttactaggattaaatgtcagaaattgtgaataactgagtttaaatgtttttggttaaggtgtatgttaacttccgacttcaactgtatgtatttgacccaggtctagTGTGCATCATAGTCAGTGTGTGACAGTAGTAATCAGTTCTTGTGAGCACTTCTGATGAAAGACGTTCTATATGCTATAAAATTGACATGGCTATACTCTCTACAAATTGACCAAATTGTGCTTGGAAGCTGAATTGAAGTTgaacaatacatttatttcacaCACTATTAGAGCCCTGGGTGGGTCATTTCCCATTACAGAACTACAAGAACAGTGGGTCTCCACGTACGCCTACCTGCTGGGGGAGGGACAGCGGAGATACTGGGACTGAATAGATTTGACCTTAGTCGCCTCCTTTTCACTCTCTCCATCAGGCACGGTCTGATCGCCCTCGCTCGGTGACGCCATGGCAACGCAATCCTTCCTTTCTTGTCTTCAAGGATGTGGGAAACAGAAATTCCTCTGTTGATTCACAGAGGAAATTCATTAGTGAAACAAGCTCAGATTAGAATTCAAGGAATGTACTAATGGACcaaacacaaactattgcagacacaaatacacacagaatATGGTTGATATTTACTGTGTTTTCACTGGATTCCCAAACACAATTATGTGTGTTATGAAAGCAGACAttactctttaaaaaaaaatacagttctTGATCCCGGAAAGATGTTCCAGGAAATCTGAATGTCTCTGCCATTACCATAACATTAAGTGCTAACCTTAACTCATAAGAAGTGCATCATTCTAACATATTGCTATTTCTTCACAGCCACATAAACATCTAAGACACACAGCCTCCATTTGTGGATCATGACAGACTAGAGAGATGAAAAGGCCTGTTTCAACTGTTCATCACATAAGCCCAGTAAATATGATGAGGTACGTATGCTTCATCACGCTTAACCCTTCTGATAGTCAACAGGTAGTCACTCACTGTCACAACTGAAAAACTGCAATAATCTGAGATTATACTGAAAGcatgaatgtgtgtatgtgttgtgtgtgtgtgtgtgtatgtcagccTGAGTATTTATTTTTAGCAACAAGGACAGCTGCACAGAGCCTTCAGGCCCAGTGGTGTGACAGAGCAGTGAAAAGAGGGTGAAGACACCACAGTTCTGTGGTAACCACCCCTCCCCCCACAAAGGTGTACCAAACCTCGACCCCTAACCCCAGACGTTGTCTCTTACCTGAGCTGGTTTTAGCTGTGGTCCGCCTTTCACTGTCAGGACGTTGGGACTGTGGGATTGTAGGGGTCCGAGCGAGGAACCTATACCTAACTTATACGAGAGTCCCCAACCCTATCTGCCGCCCCCTCCCCCACCATTACCCCTCTATGGGCACTCCCCCTGACACCTTACACCCCTGTGACATCACCACAGCTTCTCTCAGAGGAACATTATTAACCCTGTGAGCCTGGGGTCCAGCCAAGTCCAGATACAAAGGTGCAGCaattggttacacacacacacagacacacaaatatctgTTTATTTAGATGAACAATGGATGCACGTCCGATTAGTCTTATAAACCTGTTATTatttgtctgtgtatgtgtgcatgtgtatgtgtgtgtgtgtgtgtgtgtgtgtgtatatgtgtttttgTGATTGTCATTCTATCTAGGGTGTCTGCAGTCTGTGTTATCTCCAGCTGACAATGTGTCTGgctctaaatatatatatatagagagagaatgcAGGCTAGTCACTGGGTCAGGCTCTCACATCTACCTaaggacacacagagacacacacagaccttccctgtggctcagttggtagcgcatggtgtgtgcaacgccagggttgtgggttcgattcccacggggggccagtaaatttaaaaaaataataataataatttaaaaaatgcatgaaatgaaatgtatgtattcaatactgtaagtcgctctggataagagcgtctgctaaatgacaaaaatgtaaaatgcagatacacacagagagacacacacacatacacagagacacacactgagacatatagacacaaacacacacacacagagaaacacacaccaagacacacacatgcagtaccagtcaaaggtttggacacaactactcattcaagggtttttctttatttttactattttctacattgtagaataatagtgaagacatcaaaactatgaaataacacatatggaagcatgtagtatccaaaaaagtgttaaacaaatcaaaatatattctatatttgagattcttcaaagtagccaccctctgccttgatgacagcgttgcacattcttggcattctctcaaccagcttcacctggaatgcttttccaacagtcttgaaggagttcccacatatgctgagcacttgttggctgcttttccctcactctgcagtccaactcatctcaaaccatctcaattgggttgtggtcgggtgattgtggagtccaggtcatctgatgcagcactccactctccgtcttggtcaaatagcccttacacagcctggaggtgtgtttcgggcattgtcctgttgaaaaacaaatgatagtctcactaagcgcaaaccagaagggatggcatatagctgcagaatgctgtggtagccatgctggttaagtgtgccttgaattctaaataaatcagacagtgtcactagcaaagcacccccacacctccttctccatgcttcacggtgggaaccacacatgtagagatcatcccttcctctactctgtgtctcacaaagacacagcggttggaaccaaaaatctcaaatttggactcatcagaccaaaggacagatttccaccggtctaatgtccattgctcgtgtttcttagcccaagcacgTTTCTTCGCCTTATTGGTGTCCTTGAGAatttgtttctttgcagcaattcgaccatgaaggcctgattcacacagtcttctctgaacagtttatgttgagatgtgtctgttacttgaactctgtgaagcatttacttgggctgcattttctgaggctggtaactctaatgaatttatcctctgcagcaggtcttccattcctgtggcagtcctcatgagagccaatttcatcatagcgcttgatgtattttgcgactgcacttgaagaaactttaaaagttcttgacattttccgtattgactgaccttcatgtcttaaagtaatgatggactgttgtttttctttgcttatttcagctgatcttgccataatatggacttggtcttttaccaaatagggatgtcttctgtataccacccctaccttgtcccaacagaactgattggctcaaatgctttaagaaggaaagaaattccacaaattaacttttaacaaggcacacctgttaattgaaatacattccaggtgactaactcatgaagctggttgagagaatgccaagagtgtgcaaagctgtcatcaaggcaaagcgtggctaccttgaagaatctaaaatctaaaatatattttgatttgtttatcacttttttggttactacatgattccatatgtgttatttcatagttttgatgtcttcactattattctataatgtagaaagtagtacaaatggagaaaaaccctggaatgaggtgtgtaggtgagtccaaactttgGTTCTGTACTTTACATCCTTTCTGCCTCACTCTATGAAGAACCATCAACAGCTCTATTATCAGGTCTGGGTGTGCCTTTAACTTCCCTCCTTTCAGTGCAACCAGGCTGGCAGCAGAGTCTGAACACAAAATGACCCTTTTAGGCCCCACTTCTTCCACCCATCCCAATGTCCACACTAGTGCTAGCATTTCAGCAGAGAAGACTGAAACTCCATCAGACAGCCACCTCCCCTAGTATATCCGAAACAAACCGGGGAACAGGTATCCCAAACCCTGCTCTCCCACTGCCTGGATCCTTTGATCCATCTGTGAAGATACCCAAGTAGGGATCCCAGGCTCACCGCAGATGAGACACAACCTCACGGAGACCAAATGCATTGCAagtgactaccacatgaagctggttgagagaatgccaagagtgtgcaaagctgtcatcaaggcaaagggtggctactttgtagaatctcaaatatatttggatttgtttaacacttttttggttactacataattccatgtgttatttcatagttttgatgtctattaTTGTACAACGTAGaaatttgtaaaaataaagaaaaacccttgaatgagtaggtgtgtccaaacttttgactggtacagtacatatatacatacatacatacatacatacatacatacatacatacatacacacacacacacacacacacacacacacacacacacacacacacacacacacacacacacacacacacacacacacacacacacacacacacacacacacacacacacacacacacacacacacacacacagacacaaatacagagacacacacagacacacacacagttttctgTCGACAGGTTGGcatttcactgacattttcattgGATAATGACGTGGAATCGCATCTGCCCTTTAAATATTTCAATCCCAGCTGTGATAGATGATGGTTATTTTAGCTTTCAGTGCACTCACTGAAGTGCAACACTCGCTGCTAGGGAATTCCTGCCAAAGTCGATCAGAGGTAGTGGTGTGTCCGTGTGTGAGAGTGTTCAGGAGAATGGACGAGGCTGAAGTAGAGACAGGTCAGCAGTAGGCTTTATTCACTGCATGGGAAAGATCTTGCAGCAGGGGACATAGTTTCCAAAACAAACAACATAACTCACCCACCCCACCGTATCCAATGTACAGAACAGAAACAATTTCACCTGACTGTTTCTACGTGTCCTATATGGCCTTTACAAATACAGCTGTTGTCTGTGTtatcgcgtgtgtgtgtgtctgtctcgttagaaaaatatataatttcagTCTACCAGTGTGAGCACTTATAAGGACAGGAGAGTTCCACACAGTCAAGTCAAGGCACAAACTTGAAGCGGCACAGCAGAGTACAACAGTGAACAGAACAGTATGACAACACAGAGAAAAGCTCTGCACAGGACTACTGATGGCAGAGAAACCACCTGACTtcatagagaggggggagaaaaaaccaagagagagacattaaaaactaaaaacatcagTCATTTAAACCTTAAAAATGTACCAACACGTCAAACAGACTGACCAAGGTCCATCCATAGGGCCAGTTTAACAGACTAACCAAGGTCCATCCATAGGGCCAGTGTAACAGACTAACCAAGGTCCATCCATAGGGCCAGTGTAACAGACTAACCAAGGTCCATCCATAGGGCCAGTGTAACAGACTAACCAAGGTCCATCCATAGGGCCAGTGTAACAGACTAACCAAGGTCCATCCATAGGGCCAGTGTAACAGACTAACCAAGGTCCATCCATAGGGCCAGTTTAACAGACTAACCAAGGTCCATCCATAGGGCCAGTGTAACAGACTAACCAAGGTCCATCCATGGGGCCAGTGTAACAGACTAACCAAGGTCCATCCATAGGGCCAGTGTAACAGACTAACCAAGGTCCATCCATAGGGCCAGTTTAACAGACTAACCAAGGTCCATCCATAGGGCCAGTGTAACAGACTAACCAAGGTCCATCCAGAGGGCCAGTGTAACAGACTAACCAAGGTCCATCCATAGGGCCAGTGTAACAGACTAACCAAGGTCCATCCATAGGGCCAGTGTAAGACTAACCAAGGTCCATCCATAGGGCCAGTGTAACAGACTAACCAAGGTCCATCCATAGGGCCAGTGTAACAGACTAACCAAGGTCCATCCATAGGGCCAGTGTAACAGACTAACCAAGGTCCATCCATAGGGCCAGTGTAACAGACTAACCAAGGTCCATCCATAGGGCCAGTGTAACAGACTAACCAAGGTCCATCCATAGGGCCAGTGTAACAGACTAACCAAGGTCCATCCATAGGGCCAGTGTAACAGACTAACCAAGGTCCATCCATAGGGCCAGTGTAACAAACTAACCAAGGTCCATCCATAGGGCCAGTGTAACAGACTAACCAAGGTCCATCCATAGGGCCAGTGTAACAGACTAACCAAGGTCCATCCATAGGGCCAGTGTAACAGACTAACCAAGGTCCATCCATAGGGCCAGTTTAACAGACTAACCAAGGTCCATCCATAGGGCCAGTGTAACAGACTAACCAAGGTCCATCCATAGGGCCAGTGTAACAGACTAACCAAGGTCCATCCATAGGGCCAGTTTAACAGACTAACCAAGGTCCATCCATAGGGCCAGTGTAACAGACTAACCAAGGTCCATCCATAGGGCCAGTTTAACAGACTAACCAAGGTCCATCCATAGGGCCAGTTTAACAGACTAACCAAGGTCCATCCATAGGGCCAGTGTAATAGGAACACAGTGTTTTAGTACAAAGTATTTAAGCTACTCGTTGCATCATATCTTACTGTGTGTGTTATCATTGTTATCCAGTGTGACGGCTGGTAACCAAGAAAATTCCCAACTTTTTTGTTCAATGGCTAATGAACTGCTTCCGATGTCATTAAACTGCACCCCGACATTTCAAATGCCCTGAGACTTTAGGTTTATTTCACAGGCGATGCATATTATTTGTTTCTCCATGTTTCTTTCAAAAAACAATGCATATATTTAGTGTAAAAATCCTCTGTAGATATTAGACTGCCATCCACACACCTTCAAGGTCATCTTGCTAGCAACTGGGAGCGTCTTTTGTCATTAAAAAAGCCTCCATTTTCTAAATAGCATACATGCCCTCCTATTCACCAGGAAATCTTGTCAAAGAAGATTTTATGAAGAAATCACTGTGAAAAACACATCTACTCAAGTATGTGGGTGTGGTGAAAATGTCTTGTTCCTATACACATCATTAGACACTTTAACCATTGTTTGTCCTTGTTGTAATATCGGTCACCTTCAGATGATGTGTTTTCTCCCTACTCGTCTGGTCGCCTCATTTTCTAAGTAAAAATCAATAAAATGATCACAGTGCTCTTTTCTTTAGCCAACTCTCTTTTCTCCCCTGAGAGAGCTGCATGTGTTATGTTCTAGTAAAATAAGTGCTTTCAAATCCAGCATGTAATTCATATTCAGAGCACATGTAGCACTGCATAGTGAAGACTGTTTTTCAGACTGACAATTATAGATGTTACGAAAAATGACCATCACTTGTTTTGAATAAAGTGCAATCTGTAGTTTCATTTCTGACCAAAAATTCAAGAAAAGGAAAACAAGTTTTGAGTGTACGCGTGTTTGTGCCGTCACACGGGACTGAAAGTAGATTGCACCTTTACTGGGTTGACTTCCTACTGTGCTACTACTGTGCTATGCTTGGTTGACTTCCTGAGTATGAAGCATACAGTTAAATCTGTGATTTAGTTCATGGACTGAACCCAGACAGTTCACTTTATAAGTGTACTTTActgttatcattattattattattattataacattGCCTCGTTATATTTCTCGTCAATAGTGCATTTGATATATTAAAGTATTTCCTCTGTAATTCATTCATTCTAATAATTACAATCATTTCTCTCTAAAAATGCATTTCTATTTGAAGAAGTGTACTGCTCTCTTGGTCTGGCTGTTCAGATCTTTGGTGTGCTCCACTGTTCTCTAAATGCATGCTAACTTCTGCCAGGGCCTCAGAACGGCTATGATTGGTCTCAGTGAGGTACAACTGGTATTCTTGCATTCATCAAACTTTTCACCTAAATCCAGTTAAATCAGTTCACAGAGCCCTAAAACATGACTGTTAAAAAATCAAAGGGTCTTTCACAGAGTGATTGGTCATTAATTCTACATCCAACAACAAGAGAGTTCACAGGCATTATCTTCTAACAAGACTGGACCGAAGAACAGGTGAGTATATTAACCTTTCAGTGACTCAGTCCACACAACAACAGTTGTAGTTCTACGGAGAATCTATTGTTATTGTTCAAGACACTTTGCAAGTTTATGTTTCTTTCATCTTGTCAGATTTTCTGCGTCAAAAGGAATCCATCTTGCATCCCGACCTCTGAAAGAAAACCTGCTGCATCTCTGATTCCCCGCAGAGAGAATGTAGTCAGAACGTTGTCCCTGCCATATCAGCAGTTAACAGAGGTGGCTGCAGTGTCTGTCATTTGGcaggcaagggggggggggggggggggattggggGGGATAGACACAGAGGACTCATGTCCCAGGCCGGTGCACTCACAAAAACACAtcattatgttagtatattaAGTAGGTACATTCAAAGGTCCATCCATGAGTTAACATCCTCATTTCAGCCTGGAGTAATtcctgttgctgtgtgtgtgtgtgtgtgtgtgtgtgtgtgtgtgtgtgtgtgtgtgtgtgtgtgtgtgtgtgtgtgtgtgtgtgtgtgtgtgctaactggTCACACCCGGTTGCCCTGTGTGCCAGTGGTTCCATGCAGTAAAGGCACAGCCACTTCACTATGCTCCACACTCTCTGtctccacctctgtctctacCACTGTCTCTCCCGGAGCACTTCCGTTGGCTACTGCCTCCATCTTCTTAGCCAGGTAGTCATCTAACTGGCTGCTCTTCTCCAGCCCTCCTTCCTCTAGCTCCTCCTCCAGCTGTACGTAGGGGCTGTGTTTCAGGTGGTTGGGCAGGCAGGGCACCAGATGCACTTGTCCGTTGTCACCCAGCACGTTCACGCACGTGTAGAAGTCCTGGGTGGATGATGGGGGCGGGGCCTGCTGGTCCGGAGGCGGGAcgggggtgggatccaccatcaTGCTGTAGTCAGTGCCCGGGAAGACCAGAAGCTCCGGCTGGTCGGGGTTTGCTGTTGGCCAATCCCACGCGGTCGGGAAGGCTTCCACTGGAGCCTGGCAGTAAGGGGCGGGGACTGGGGTGTAAGAGGCGGGGACTGGGGTATAAGGGGCGTGGCTGGAGGTGGTCTGGACCAGTAGTTGGCTGTGGATGGCCATATCATAATCCTCCTTCCGGACTGCTAGGCTCCCCAGGGGAGCCTGGAGAGACTGGTTGTCGTCCATGCTGACAGGGTCCCAGACCTCCTCCTCGCTGTAGCTTGGGGGCTTATAGCCATGGAAGGAGATGAAATGACGGTTGATCTCATCGAAGCCCCCCTtctgagagagaaggagggaggagaaagacaaggagggagaagaaaaagagaaaggaaggtgaggggatagagaagaTGGGAAGAGGAATGGTTAGAGAAGataggaaggggaggggacagagaagacaggaaggggaggggttagagaagataggaaggggaggggatagagaagaTAGGAAGGGGAGGGATTAGAGAAAataggaaggggaggggacagagaagataggaaggggaggggttagagaagataggaaggggaggggatagagaagaTAGGAAGGGGAGGGTAGGGGACAGAGAAGATAGGAAGGGGAGGGATTAGAGAAGataggaaggggaggggacagagaagataggaaggggaggggacagagaatataggaaggggaggggatagagaaCATAGGAAGGGGAGGGGATAGTGAAGATAGGAAGGGGATGGGATAGAGAAGataggaaggggaggggacagagaaGATAGGAAGGGGAGGGGATAGTGAAGTtagggaggggaggggttagagaagataggaaggggagggattagagaagataggaaggggacagagaagataggaaggggaggggatagagaaCATAGGAAGGGGAGGGGATAGTGAACTTACGGAGGGGAGGGGTTAGAGAAGATAGGAAAGGGAGGGGACAGAGAAGATAGGAAGGGGACAGAGAAGATAGGAAGGGGAGGGGTTAGAGAAGATAGgaaggggaggggatagagaaCATAGGAAGGGGAGGGGATAGTGAAGTTAGgaaggggaggggatagagaaCATAGGAAGGGGAGGGGATAGTGAAGTtagggaggggaggggttagagaagataggaaggggagggattagagaagataggaaggggacagagaagataggaaggggaggggatagagaacataggaaggggagggattagagaagataggaaggggacagagaagataggaaggggaggggttagagaagataggaaggggaggggatagagaaCATAGGAAGGGGAGGGGATAGTGAAGTTAGgaaggggaggggatagagaaCATAGAAAGGGGAAGGGACAGTGAAGATAGGAAGGGGAGGGGTTAGAGAAGATAGGGAATAGAGAAGGAGGGGATAGAGAAGATAGTaaggggaggggatagagaagaTAGGAAGGGGAGGGGTTAGAGAAGATAGGAAGGGGAGGTGATAAAGAAGATAGGAAGGGGAGGGGTTAGAGAAGACAGGAAGGGGATTGATGGatagaaaaaaatagaaaacaaatgACTCAGTGAAGCTTGAGTGAACAATGAGTTATAGGTCACCAggctggtgtttgtgtgtgtgtgtgtgtgtgtgtgtgtgtgtgtgtgtgtgtgtgtgtgtgtgtgtgtgtgtgtgtgtgtgagtgtgcatatgtgtgtgtgtgtgtgtgtgagtgcgtgtgtgtgtgtgtgtgtgtgagtgcgtgtgtgtgtgagtgcgtgcgtgtgcatatgtgtgtgtgtgtgtgtgtgtgtgagtgcgtgtgcatatgtgtgtgcgtgtgtgtatgtgtgtgtgtatttaccttCAGAAGCAGGGGATTGATGCCTCTGATGCGTGGTTTGGGAATTGGAGGCAGAAGGAATGCTTTTATCCTACAGCGAAAGACAGGGATCAGAGAGAACCATCAATACACTTTCTACATTTATATTTCATGATATTACAGCCTATATAGCATGTGTGTTTAATATAGAATGGTTTATATATCAATACAAGATCACTCCTGCACACATTTATCTCTAAACCTGTCCTTTATGTGAACGCTGTATCTTAAATCTTTGAAAGAAATCAAACATGTATTTGATGTTTACAAAGTTGTTTACATAGttgtttacatgtgtgtgtgcttccCTACCTCTTGCCCTGTAGGATAATTCCAAAGCCGATGATTAGCAACAACATGACCCCAACACCGGTCACCAAAAGCAGAGCCAACAGATTATCTGTAAGGGAGAAAGACAGCACACGCCAAGATCATTCCATATCACTCCATTCCATATGCCATTCCATATCATATGGGTCATATAACAGTGCTTGAGATTAGGAGTTGACTGTGCAGACAGTAACTGAATCATCAGACAGTTAAGAGTCCCTACCAGGGGTAGATTTGGCCGGGACACAGAGTAGGACAGGGGTGCTCCACTTGCTCCAGAGGCCGTTGTTGCGGGAACGGCATCTCACCCTGACAATGTACTCTCCTACAGGCAGATCCAGCAGCTCCAGCCAAGGCTCTCTCAGCAAGCCCttcacctgcagacacacaggggGCAATAGTGAGCTGTCAGTAGCAgttacagtacacatacattatttagcagatgctcttatccagagcaatttacagtaatgagtgcatacattttcatactggtcccccatgggaatcaaacccacaaccctggcgttgcaagcaccatgctctaccaactgagctacacaagATAGAGGTGACAGAAGGTGATAGAGTAGTATGATACTGGTTAAAGTGACAGTTTAAAAAATCTGATACTGTTGAAATAATATGGTACTGTTTAAAAAAGATCCTTCGCCGTTCAGCCAGACTAAACCACGGAGCCATAGAGAGCTGCTGCGTTTCTGTTTGTTTctgttctttctcttctctcatcTGACAAAGAGGCAGGATCATCGGTCGTAACGTGGGTAACAGACAAACTCCCAGTTTACCTGTGAAATAAGCACATCTTCCTCTTAAAGAATCAATCATGGACATGACATGCTTCCCACGTCACACGCTTAACACCCTCAAATGGTGTTGATAAACACTGCAcctacacccctccctctctctctgtccctctctctgtctctctctctctgtctctgtctctgtctctgtctctgtctctgtctctctctctctctctctctctctctctctctctgtaccttccAGTTGTTGGGCTCGGCGATGCATCGGTACTGCAGCTCGAAGACCAGGGTGATCCAACCGTACTGGATGTGGGAGGGATTGGGGTAAACCCAGGACACCATGGCGGTGCGGCCAGCTTCCTCCTCCGTCTCGTTCAACAGGGTGT includes:
- the LOC115179197 gene encoding prolactin receptor-like isoform X1, which gives rise to MVLSNYPKISSKVSLIIPFAITEKNPREKQTVAQSFGPGRFRRREGTFMLFLRSLENSCVMLWLLVLVLPGVACSALTQNLLQLDNDHGDGTVAVTTRPHIYYCRSPNMEVFTCWWHPLDNNSESDDNITYSLTYSLEKGPRRECPDYVTGGPNSCHFDSGHTSIWTIYCMNVMARTSHGVFSSKDHCLDVADIVETEAPVNLTYTLLNETEEEAGRTAMVSWVYPNPSHIQYGWITLVFELQYRCIAEPNNWKVKGLLREPWLELLDLPVGEYIVRVRCRSRNNGLWSKWSTPVLLCVPAKSTPDNLLALLLVTGVGVMLLLIIGFGIILQGKSRIKAFLLPPIPKPRIRGINPLLLKKGGFDEINRHFISFHGYKPPSYSEEEVWDPVSMDDNQSLQAPLGSLAVRKEDYDMAIHSQLLVQTTSSHAPYTPVPASYTPVPAPYCQAPVEAFPTAWDWPTANPDQPELLVFPGTDYSMMVDPTPVPPPDQQAPPPSSTQDFYTCVNVLGDNGQVHLVPCLPNHLKHSPYVQLEEELEEGGLEKSSQLDDYLAKKMEAVANGSAPGETVVETEVETESVEHSEVAVPLLHGTTGTQGNRV